A genomic segment from Montipora foliosa isolate CH-2021 chromosome 9, ASM3666993v2, whole genome shotgun sequence encodes:
- the LOC137969613 gene encoding cationic amino acid transporter 2-like produces MSSLAKALTRKKVIDRRRLTSTPLNRCLSVFDLTTIGIGTTIGAGIYVVVIDVAREHTGPSIVISFLIAGIASILSGLCYAEFGARVPKAGSAYVYSYLTIGELCAFVIGWNMILEYVIACSSLARATSTYIDSLFGDRIKNFTLSTFGEIHTTGIAQYPDLFSMVPIFLISIVQIAGIKKTSWCMSFFTGLTLFVIVFITGVGACYAEPRNWTDNFMPYGFSGVMAGSATCFFSFVGFDVIATAGEEAQNPSRGIPISILTTIGISFLAYFGVSSVLTLMWPYSTLPEGGALSEVFALRGATWAKYIIAIGALCGLISSLLGILVSLPRMVFSMSGDGLIFKFLAKVNPRTETPVIAIVVSAVFSAILAFIFDLHDLVEMLAIGTLMAYTIVAVCVMVLRYNPENVGFIKQDDEILDSEAGVKSGADDNETQREDSPLLEVREEQHPSERTASIALVVIIISSIGFVALGALIVWGSHHLSVAKWWAILLLTVISLFLIGCTLLLIWLPQNKTPLRFTVPFVPVLPLMTVFINVLLMLNLSYLTWIRFLVWMVIGMSIYCFYGLRNSVEGERQRSQETDKNQMT; encoded by the exons ATGAGTTCTCTTGCCAAGGCACTGACTCGCAAAAAAGTCATTGATCGCAGAAGGTTGACTTCAACACCATTGAATCGCTGCTTGTCGGTGTTCGACTTGACCACTATAGGTATTGGAACTACCATTGGAGCGGGTATATACGTGGTGGTAATTGATGTCGCCCGCGAACACACTGGTCCTAGTATTGTTATTTCATTTCTGATTGCTGGTATAGCGTCAATCCTATCAGGGCTCTGCTATGCTGAATTCGGTGCCCGCGTCCCTAAAGCCGGTTCTGCTTATGTTTACAGTTATTTGACGATAGGAGAGCTCTGCGCTTTTGTGATTGGTTGGAACATGATTCTAGAATATGTCATCGCTTGTTCTTCACTCGCGCGGGCAACAAGCACTTACATTGATTCTCTCTTCGGGGACAGGATTAAAAACTTTACCCTCTCAACTTTCGGTGAGATACACACCACTGGTATTGCCCAATATCCAGACCTGTTTTCCATGGTTCCAATTTTTTTAATAAGCATCGTTCAGATCGCTGGTATTAAGAAAACTTCCTGGTGTATGTCATTCTTTACTGGACTCACTTTGTTCGTGATCGTTTTCATCACTGGAGTTGGAGCATGTTATGCCGAACCTAGGAACTGGACTGACAATTTCATGCCGTATGGATTCTCTGGAGTCATGGCTGGCTCAGCAACATGCTTCTTTTCCTTTGTTGGCTTTGATGTTATTGCAACCGCTGGAGAAGAGGCACAAAATCCTTCCAGAGGCATACCCATCTCAATTCTCACAACCATCG GAATCTCTTTCTTGGCGTATTTCGGCGTATCATCTGTTCTGACCTTGATGTGGCCCTACAGTACCCTACCAGAAGGCGGAGCATTATCCGAAGTATTTGCACTGAGAGGTGCAACGTGGGCAAAATATATCATTGCTATCGGAGCCCTTTGTGGATTGATATCGAGTCTGCTTGGGATACTCGTGTCTCTTCCAAGAATGGTGTTCTCCATGAGCGGCGATGGTCTCATTTTCAA GTTTCTTGCAAAGGTTAATCCAAGAACAGAAACCCCAGTGATCGCTATAGTGGTATCCGCCGTGTTCTCTGCAATTCTTGCATTCATTTTTGACCTACATGACTTGGTAGAGATGCTGGCGATTGGCACATTAATGGCCTACACCATTGTCGCCGTTTGTGTCATGGTACTAAGGTACAACCCAGAAAATGTAGGTTTCATAAAACAAGACGACGAAATTTTAGACTCAGAAGCCGGCGTCAAAAGCGGAGCGGATGACAACGAAACACAAAGGGAAGATTCTCCGCTGTTAGAAGTCCGCGAAGAACAACATCCTTCGGAAAGAACAGCTTCCATAGCGTTGGTTGTCATTATTATAAGTAGCATTGGTTTTGTGGCACTTGGAGCTTTGATTGTCTGGGGCTCCCATCACCTTTCTGTGGCAAAATGGTGGGCCATTCTACTTTTGACGGTGATAAGTTTATTCCTGATTGGTTGCACCCTGCTCCTTATATGGCTGCCACAGAACAAGACGCCTCTGCGATTTACGGTCCCATTTGTTCCTGTTCTTCCTCTTATGACGGTTTTCATCAACGTATTATTGATGTTGAATCTCTCGTACTTGACGTGGATACGGTTTTTGGTTTGGATGGTGATTG GTATGTCCATCTATTGCTTTTATGGGCTAAGGAACAGTGTAGAGGGCGAAAGACAAAGAAGCCAAGAGACAGATAAAAATCAGATGACCTGA